In Gimesia benthica, a single window of DNA contains:
- a CDS encoding cytochrome b N-terminal domain-containing protein has translation MLSEKTKQWIDERTGYKNFFHAIFLLNFPTKRRSRWQFIWGGALVLMMLVEIITGALMMTVYSPSEASAWGSVHYMETQVDLGWFVRGLHHYTAHMMIVAIIIHIFLVIISAGYRKPKEFIYWTSLLIGGVIIGLTITGNALPWDQKGYWSYQIETGIAGTMPVIGSTLRSLVVGGSEFGNLTLTRLYTIHVMALPVIAIMLFVFHMALIRRERLRTAKVKEANDDPNVDFELDEDDPVKDEITQPYWPYQTTRTLVLTLILVGIVILQIVAYPALKNKHLDVGIGDWQADLPASEIKLEAPADSAIPYVARPEWFVRFLFELRHMVPKELEVLVTAVLPGVILAILVLVPFYEKVFGEQWGQRLAIVVYVGGLLIISGISWYGIQAERSAPDYELNRSQELAYAARASWLASKNGVPPEGPASLLRNDPKSMGPIIFARHCGICHTWNGHDGTGHNIMEMKDGKKVIATPRASDLAGFATTKWLTEFLLDPRSPKFFGHLATVKGGDAILNGDMSDWADSYVGPEGILTKEDVEAVAALVAREAKRRDYVKPSQEVIQRGISVFSGVDFKDKSGKVVEFYGYCAQCHAMKAGDPNEEGGGAAPDFNGYGSEKWLIDFIRKPGAEHFYGEKNIMPSFEESKISEHDIKLLVKWMRGEWQRPTEEK, from the coding sequence GTGCTGTCAGAAAAAACAAAACAGTGGATCGATGAACGAACCGGATACAAGAATTTCTTTCATGCGATCTTCCTATTAAACTTTCCGACCAAACGACGCTCTCGCTGGCAGTTTATCTGGGGAGGAGCTCTGGTCTTGATGATGCTGGTGGAAATCATCACCGGCGCACTCATGATGACCGTTTACAGTCCCTCTGAAGCCTCGGCCTGGGGAAGTGTGCATTATATGGAAACCCAGGTAGACCTGGGCTGGTTTGTCCGCGGATTACATCACTACACGGCGCATATGATGATTGTCGCGATCATCATCCATATTTTCCTGGTGATTATCTCAGCTGGCTACCGTAAACCGAAAGAGTTCATCTACTGGACCAGCCTGCTGATTGGTGGAGTGATTATCGGACTGACGATTACCGGGAACGCGCTTCCCTGGGACCAGAAAGGGTATTGGTCATATCAGATTGAAACCGGGATCGCCGGCACTATGCCGGTCATCGGTTCCACTTTGCGTTCTCTGGTAGTAGGCGGAAGTGAATTCGGCAATCTGACCCTGACACGGCTCTACACTATTCATGTGATGGCACTGCCTGTCATTGCCATCATGCTGTTCGTATTTCACATGGCGTTGATCCGCCGCGAACGCTTGCGAACCGCTAAAGTCAAAGAAGCAAACGATGATCCTAATGTGGATTTTGAACTGGATGAAGACGATCCAGTCAAAGACGAGATTACGCAACCTTACTGGCCTTACCAGACGACTCGTACCCTGGTTCTGACTCTGATCCTGGTCGGAATCGTGATTCTGCAGATCGTTGCCTATCCCGCATTGAAAAACAAGCATCTGGACGTTGGCATTGGAGACTGGCAAGCAGATCTACCCGCCAGTGAAATTAAGCTCGAGGCTCCAGCAGACAGCGCAATCCCTTATGTGGCACGTCCCGAATGGTTTGTTCGTTTTCTGTTCGAGTTACGGCACATGGTTCCTAAGGAACTTGAGGTGCTTGTCACCGCAGTACTTCCGGGTGTGATCCTGGCGATTCTGGTACTGGTTCCCTTCTATGAAAAAGTCTTTGGTGAGCAATGGGGACAGCGTCTGGCGATCGTGGTTTATGTCGGTGGTCTCCTGATTATTTCCGGTATCAGCTGGTACGGAATCCAGGCAGAACGCAGTGCACCGGATTATGAACTGAATCGTTCACAGGAACTGGCATATGCAGCACGTGCTTCCTGGCTGGCCAGCAAAAATGGGGTGCCGCCAGAAGGACCCGCATCTCTCCTGCGAAATGACCCCAAATCGATGGGACCGATAATCTTTGCCCGGCATTGTGGTATCTGCCATACCTGGAACGGACATGATGGAACCGGTCATAATATCATGGAAATGAAGGATGGCAAAAAAGTCATCGCTACGCCTCGTGCCTCTGATCTGGCTGGCTTCGCAACCACAAAATGGTTAACCGAATTTCTGCTGGATCCACGCTCCCCCAAATTCTTTGGGCACCTGGCTACCGTTAAGGGAGGGGATGCGATTCTGAACGGCGACATGAGCGACTGGGCAGACAGCTATGTCGGACCGGAAGGGATCCTTACGAAAGAGGATGTCGAAGCGGTCGCAGCTCTCGTTGCGCGGGAAGCGAAACGGCGTGATTATGTGAAACCTTCGCAAGAAGTTATTCAGCGAGGTATTTCCGTCTTCAGTGGAGTCGACTTTAAAGATAAGTCAGGAAAAGTCGTCGAGTTCTATGGCTACTGTGCACAGTGTCACGCAATGAAGGCTGGCGATCCCAACGAAGAGGGCGGGGGAGCCGCTCCAGATTTCAACGGATATGGTTCTGAAAAGTGGCTGATTGACTTTATCCGTAAACCGGGAGCCGAGCATTTCTACGGCGAGAAAAACATAATGCCTTCCTTTGAAGAGTCCAAAATCTCAGAGCATGATATTAAACTGCTCGTCAAGTGGATGCGTGGCGAATGGCAGCGTCCGACGGAGGAAAAATAA
- a CDS encoding PVC-type heme-binding CxxCH protein: MRLFDLRPHCFFFLVSALLLGALSLLKADDFKIENTQDPKDQATSAEQTVKNMTVPEGFKVDLFASEPDVHQPIGFAIDDRGRLWVAECFTYEAHGVYQDQYQDRIVILEDSDGDGQMDQRKVFWQGQGPLTSVSVGSNGVWALCRGELLYIEDKNHDDVPDGEPQVLLEGWNYKTVRHNIVSGLTWGPDGWLYGRHGITDSSLVGTPETEPSRRTLIHCGIWRYHPHRKIVEEVSSGTTNPWGFDYDEYGQMFFTNNVNGHLWHMIPGSHYIRMSGHGSDPNPYAYELMTKCADHDHWDSSSGKWTDSRDTSGVHGELGGGHSHCGGMIYLGDNWPAKYRNSIFLCNTHGHRVNNDSLVREGSGYKGTHRPDFLLTGSDWFRGIELKYGPDGAVYLSDWSDLGECHDHDGVHRTSGRIYKVSYGKPTFPGKIDLNKLSDSELVKLQLHPNDWYVRHARRILMERAGESENWNQAKAELLKIFETNRDVSRRLRAMWTLFCMNQVNDAWLTKQLQDPNEHVRIWAIRYLVDDDQVPASAVKEFARLAKDEKSGLVRLYLASALQSLPESDRWEIASALDTHHQDTEDRNFTLMLWYGIEPAVMADSDAAIHYLKHATRPLVRQLVARRLTEDIDQHPEYVKSLVQQVIDTKDNEVKQDLLTGMQAALEGRLKAETPGNWNTLKQQAKKTDSKELQELVTGLSVVFGDGQTMEVLKKIAMDQDQPMKSRYQALESLLNNSQDKDLLPVIQQAAYTTELQVLAFRGLSRFYDPKTVERMLGRYRNIKHQGRLALMDTLCSRKEYVLLLLAAIDKKQVPQEDVSAFHVRQLRNFKDKAVEAKLNQVWGLTRETPEKKRAQIEGYKTLLTAERLQHADRVKGRALYEKTCAKCHRLFGSGGNIGPDLTGSNRTNMDYLLENMVDPSALIPKGYEMVVVALEDGRVLNGNVVRKTDQQLTLQTQTELMVLDRRQIEEMSQSNLSLMPEGQLDKLSEQEIADLIAYLSGHSQVKLPESLESK; the protein is encoded by the coding sequence ATGCGCTTATTCGATCTACGCCCCCATTGTTTCTTCTTCCTGGTCTCTGCCCTGCTCCTGGGCGCTCTGTCTCTGCTCAAAGCTGATGACTTCAAAATAGAAAATACTCAGGATCCCAAGGATCAGGCGACTTCTGCCGAACAGACAGTCAAAAATATGACTGTCCCCGAGGGTTTTAAAGTAGATCTGTTTGCCAGTGAACCTGATGTGCATCAACCAATCGGCTTTGCCATCGATGACCGGGGTCGTCTCTGGGTGGCGGAGTGTTTCACCTATGAAGCCCATGGAGTCTATCAGGATCAGTATCAGGATCGAATTGTCATTCTGGAAGATTCCGACGGTGATGGCCAGATGGATCAGCGGAAGGTGTTCTGGCAGGGACAGGGGCCGTTGACCAGCGTATCAGTCGGATCTAACGGCGTCTGGGCTTTGTGCCGTGGTGAATTGCTTTACATTGAGGATAAAAATCACGATGACGTGCCCGATGGTGAACCGCAGGTGCTACTCGAAGGCTGGAACTATAAAACCGTTCGACACAACATTGTCAGCGGACTGACCTGGGGACCGGACGGCTGGCTCTACGGTCGGCACGGAATTACTGATTCGTCTTTGGTTGGGACTCCCGAAACGGAACCTTCCCGGCGAACACTGATCCACTGTGGGATCTGGCGCTATCATCCTCATCGCAAGATCGTGGAGGAAGTCAGCTCCGGTACCACCAATCCCTGGGGGTTTGACTATGATGAATACGGCCAGATGTTTTTCACCAACAACGTCAACGGCCATCTCTGGCATATGATTCCCGGGTCACACTATATTCGCATGTCCGGACACGGCAGTGATCCCAATCCCTACGCGTATGAACTGATGACGAAGTGCGCCGACCATGATCACTGGGACAGCTCCTCTGGAAAGTGGACCGATTCACGTGATACATCGGGGGTTCACGGTGAACTGGGGGGCGGACACAGTCATTGTGGCGGCATGATCTATCTGGGTGATAACTGGCCTGCCAAATATCGAAACTCGATCTTTCTGTGTAACACACACGGGCATCGGGTCAATAATGACTCGCTGGTTCGTGAAGGTTCAGGGTACAAGGGGACACACCGTCCCGATTTTCTGTTAACTGGTTCAGATTGGTTTCGTGGCATCGAATTGAAGTATGGTCCGGATGGTGCAGTCTACCTCTCGGACTGGTCTGATCTGGGAGAATGTCATGACCATGATGGCGTGCATCGTACCAGCGGGCGTATTTATAAGGTCAGTTATGGGAAACCGACTTTCCCCGGAAAAATCGATCTCAACAAACTGTCCGACAGCGAGTTGGTTAAGCTGCAACTACATCCCAACGACTGGTATGTACGCCATGCGCGTCGCATTCTCATGGAGCGTGCCGGTGAGTCGGAAAACTGGAACCAGGCCAAGGCGGAACTATTGAAAATCTTTGAGACGAACAGAGATGTCTCCCGTCGTTTGCGTGCCATGTGGACTCTCTTTTGTATGAATCAGGTGAATGATGCCTGGCTTACCAAACAGTTGCAGGATCCGAACGAACATGTGCGGATCTGGGCCATTCGATATCTGGTCGATGACGATCAGGTACCTGCTTCAGCTGTGAAGGAATTTGCCCGACTGGCGAAGGATGAAAAATCAGGCCTGGTGCGGCTCTATCTGGCTTCTGCACTACAGTCGCTGCCTGAGTCTGATCGCTGGGAGATTGCATCAGCTCTGGATACCCATCACCAGGATACAGAGGATCGTAACTTTACGCTGATGCTCTGGTACGGAATCGAACCTGCTGTAATGGCTGACAGCGACGCAGCAATTCATTATTTGAAACACGCAACTCGTCCGTTGGTCCGTCAACTTGTTGCCCGCAGGCTGACCGAAGACATCGATCAGCATCCTGAATATGTTAAGAGTCTGGTTCAGCAGGTAATTGACACGAAAGACAATGAAGTCAAACAGGATCTGTTAACCGGGATGCAGGCAGCTCTGGAAGGTCGTCTCAAGGCAGAAACGCCTGGCAACTGGAATACACTGAAACAACAGGCCAAGAAAACAGATTCAAAAGAACTGCAAGAGCTGGTTACTGGATTGTCGGTTGTCTTTGGTGATGGCCAGACGATGGAAGTACTCAAGAAAATTGCGATGGATCAAGATCAGCCGATGAAGAGCCGCTATCAGGCTTTAGAGTCCCTGTTAAATAATTCTCAGGATAAAGATCTCCTGCCTGTGATTCAGCAGGCTGCCTACACTACCGAATTGCAGGTCCTGGCATTTCGGGGGCTCTCACGTTTCTATGATCCCAAAACTGTAGAACGCATGCTGGGGCGTTACCGCAACATTAAACATCAGGGGCGTCTGGCGCTGATGGATACGCTTTGCAGTCGGAAGGAATACGTACTACTCCTCCTGGCTGCCATCGACAAGAAACAGGTTCCCCAGGAAGATGTCTCCGCATTTCATGTGCGTCAGTTACGCAACTTTAAAGACAAAGCGGTAGAGGCAAAACTGAATCAGGTCTGGGGACTGACTCGGGAAACTCCAGAGAAAAAGCGAGCCCAGATCGAGGGTTATAAAACTCTTCTCACGGCAGAGCGTCTACAGCATGCCGATCGTGTGAAGGGGCGGGCACTTTATGAGAAGACTTGTGCAAAATGTCACCGTCTCTTCGGTAGCGGCGGTAATATTGGACCGGATCTGACGGGTTCCAATCGGACCAACATGGATTATCTGCTGGAAAACATGGTCGACCCCTCTGCCCTGATTCCTAAGGGATACGAGATGGTGGTGGTCGCTCTGGAAGATGGTCGGGTATTGAATGGGAATGTCGTTCGCAAGACTGATCAGCAGCTCACCCTGCAAACACAGACAGAGCTGATGGTACTGGATCGACGTCAGATCGAAGAGATGAGTCAGTCAAATCTCTCACTGATGCCGGAGGGGCAATTGGATAAGCTGAGCGAACAGGAGATTGCTGATTTGATAGCCTATCTCTCTGGCCATTCGCAAGTGAAATTACCTGAGTCACTCGAGTCAAAATAA
- a CDS encoding Gfo/Idh/MocA family oxidoreductase has translation MDQSPINRRDFLKTSGTTAVAASAIAGLTTAPALGAGNSNEAIRIGFIGPGGRGFGAHVKKLVQLKKDGKNIELVAVADVYSEHRDRTANYIKKELGNDVAKYTDYRDMIEKEKLDAVAIGTPDHWHAKQTIDSMNAGLNVYCEKPMTKKVEEALAVVDAWKKTGKIMQVGVQSTSLPVWDDVRARLQDGQLGKVLQFQTEYFRNSSMGQWRYYALKKEMNPTNIDWKLWLGVDDGLAEYQPFDRAVYAQWRRFWPFGSGMYTDLFVHRTTSMLKATGLRFPGRVVGAGGLYLEYDGRDVPDVATVAADFNEGVQGLINATMCNQETRIKQIIRGHNGSFVFGNGEGFDGYDFIPERPQVTRDSSLKQQRIDVAQIKDTTYAHFKNWIEAMEANDQSKCNNPPDLGAAAIAVVNLGSNSYRHGKVYHFDGETGQISDGDGSWAKKWEAMSEARQKPKHIPGWKAGDKGSLLEEPSYMALAGPWIDGKPPKNNPNNNAG, from the coding sequence ATGGATCAAAGCCCCATCAATCGCAGAGATTTCCTGAAAACCTCTGGAACGACCGCCGTCGCCGCCAGTGCGATTGCCGGACTGACCACAGCCCCCGCATTGGGAGCTGGAAACAGTAACGAAGCCATTCGCATCGGATTTATCGGCCCCGGGGGACGCGGTTTTGGTGCTCACGTCAAAAAACTCGTCCAGTTGAAAAAAGATGGTAAAAACATCGAGCTGGTTGCTGTCGCCGATGTCTATTCCGAACACCGTGACCGGACTGCCAACTACATCAAAAAAGAACTCGGCAACGATGTCGCTAAATACACTGACTACCGCGACATGATTGAGAAGGAAAAGCTGGATGCCGTCGCGATCGGAACTCCCGACCACTGGCATGCCAAGCAGACCATCGATTCCATGAACGCCGGCTTGAACGTTTACTGTGAAAAGCCGATGACGAAAAAAGTCGAAGAAGCCCTGGCAGTCGTTGATGCCTGGAAAAAGACCGGCAAAATCATGCAGGTTGGTGTGCAGTCTACCAGCCTCCCTGTCTGGGATGACGTTCGGGCCCGTCTGCAGGATGGCCAGTTGGGTAAGGTGCTCCAGTTCCAGACAGAATATTTCCGGAACTCTTCCATGGGACAGTGGCGTTACTACGCTCTGAAAAAAGAAATGAACCCCACCAACATCGACTGGAAACTCTGGTTGGGCGTTGATGACGGTCTGGCCGAGTATCAGCCGTTTGACCGCGCTGTCTACGCACAGTGGCGTCGCTTCTGGCCATTCGGGTCAGGGATGTATACCGACCTGTTCGTACACAGAACCACTTCCATGTTGAAAGCCACCGGACTCCGGTTCCCGGGACGCGTCGTTGGTGCAGGGGGGCTGTATCTGGAATACGATGGTCGTGACGTACCCGATGTCGCTACCGTTGCTGCTGACTTCAATGAAGGCGTGCAGGGATTGATCAATGCCACCATGTGTAACCAGGAAACCCGGATCAAACAGATCATCCGCGGACATAATGGTTCCTTCGTATTTGGCAACGGGGAAGGTTTTGATGGGTACGACTTCATCCCTGAACGACCTCAGGTCACCCGTGACAGTTCGCTGAAGCAGCAGCGGATTGACGTTGCTCAGATCAAAGACACGACCTACGCCCACTTCAAGAACTGGATTGAAGCGATGGAAGCCAATGATCAGAGCAAGTGTAACAACCCACCTGATCTGGGTGCAGCTGCGATCGCGGTGGTCAACCTGGGCTCCAACAGCTACCGACATGGTAAGGTTTACCACTTCGATGGCGAGACAGGCCAGATTTCGGATGGCGACGGCAGTTGGGCCAAGAAATGGGAAGCCATGTCCGAAGCGCGACAGAAACCCAAGCACATCCCCGGCTGGAAAGCAGGGGATAAGGGAAGCCTTCTGGAAGAGCCCAGCTACATGGCTCTGGCAGGCCCCTGGATTGACGGAAAGCCTCCGAAGAACAATCCCAATAATAATGCCGGTTAA
- a CDS encoding bifunctional riboflavin kinase/FAD synthetase, with the protein MLIRGTEGFDACRGGMISIGNFDGVHRGHQKMIQTLVDHARQRELPPMVFTFDPHPIHLLRPEHAPPELMGIEERAAILGHLGVDCVIAYPTSRELLNLSPQEFFQQILCDQLCAQGLVEGPNFYFGKDRAGDVTLLESLCEEAGMFFKVVEPSMCAERMISSSEIRKAIQMGQVDLAAEMLGRLYQIKGTVGHGDARGRGLGFPTANLSGVPTLLPGEGVYSGFAITEGKRFPAAINLGGNPTFQNQDAKVEVHLIGFTGEIYDQELRVQFLNKLRDVQTFANVEALKIQLTIDVESAKKQATEWKGLE; encoded by the coding sequence GTGTTAATACGTGGTACAGAAGGATTCGATGCCTGTCGGGGCGGAATGATCTCGATCGGGAACTTTGATGGCGTCCACCGGGGTCATCAGAAGATGATTCAGACGCTGGTCGATCATGCCCGCCAGAGAGAGCTGCCGCCGATGGTCTTCACATTTGATCCCCATCCCATTCACCTGCTCCGCCCCGAACACGCCCCACCCGAACTGATGGGAATTGAAGAGCGTGCCGCGATTCTGGGACACTTGGGCGTGGATTGTGTCATCGCCTACCCCACCAGTCGGGAGCTGTTGAATTTGAGTCCACAGGAGTTTTTTCAGCAGATTCTGTGTGATCAGTTGTGTGCTCAAGGACTCGTGGAAGGTCCCAACTTTTATTTTGGTAAAGATCGTGCAGGAGATGTGACACTGCTGGAGTCTCTCTGTGAAGAGGCGGGTATGTTTTTCAAGGTTGTTGAACCCAGCATGTGCGCTGAGCGGATGATTTCTTCTTCGGAAATTCGTAAAGCGATCCAGATGGGACAAGTGGATCTGGCAGCAGAGATGCTGGGACGGCTCTATCAGATTAAGGGGACAGTCGGTCATGGGGATGCCCGGGGACGGGGGCTTGGTTTTCCTACCGCAAATCTTTCGGGAGTGCCGACATTACTTCCGGGGGAAGGTGTCTACAGTGGATTTGCCATCACAGAGGGAAAACGTTTCCCCGCGGCAATCAATCTGGGAGGCAATCCAACTTTCCAAAACCAGGACGCGAAAGTCGAAGTCCATTTGATTGGTTTTACAGGAGAGATTTACGATCAGGAGTTGCGCGTACAATTTCTAAACAAACTGAGAGACGTCCAAACCTTTGCTAATGTCGAGGCGCTCAAAATACAATTGACGATTGATGTTGAATCAGCAAAAAAGCAGGCCACTGAATGGAAGGGCCTGGAATAA
- a CDS encoding DHH family phosphoesterase: MSKIDWSPLCELIGAHQKVLLSCHVRPDADALGSELALAGFLRQLGKEVRIINPSVQPKGMDFLVGEHEVHHVGDGVATEDFEWAEIHIILDTSAWSQLPGLANFYRKTKSRKVIIDHHVSSDSLGADEFKDVTSPATGCLIFDLGQALNCKLTPEIATFLYAAIATDTGWFRFPSTTAYTMQIISELIRAGAEPHRIYENLYEQNNLPQLKLMGRVLGKVQSDFDGLLAYTIVTCEDFSATGTTPVDTEGLVNYCLTLAGTQAAFIAVEQRSRQVKVSFRCRTDWDVSKIAESFGGGGHRQASGAMLNGPLSSAVTKVLGKFREMFETSENSRV, encoded by the coding sequence ATGAGCAAGATTGACTGGAGCCCCCTCTGTGAACTGATCGGTGCGCATCAGAAGGTGCTTCTCTCCTGTCATGTTCGTCCTGACGCGGATGCACTCGGCTCAGAACTGGCCCTTGCCGGTTTCCTGAGGCAGCTGGGAAAAGAGGTTCGTATCATTAATCCTTCGGTTCAACCGAAGGGGATGGATTTTCTGGTGGGAGAACATGAAGTTCACCATGTCGGCGATGGGGTCGCCACCGAAGATTTCGAATGGGCAGAGATCCATATTATCCTGGATACAAGTGCCTGGTCACAACTGCCGGGACTGGCGAACTTTTATCGTAAAACAAAGTCGCGGAAAGTCATCATTGACCATCATGTCAGCTCTGATTCTCTGGGGGCAGACGAGTTCAAAGATGTGACCTCTCCCGCGACCGGCTGTCTGATTTTTGATCTGGGGCAGGCTTTGAACTGTAAATTGACCCCGGAAATCGCCACATTTCTCTATGCTGCAATCGCCACGGACACAGGGTGGTTCAGATTCCCCTCCACTACTGCCTACACGATGCAGATAATCAGCGAACTGATTCGGGCCGGTGCAGAACCGCATCGAATCTATGAAAATCTGTACGAACAGAACAACCTGCCTCAATTAAAACTGATGGGTCGTGTGCTGGGAAAAGTCCAGTCTGATTTTGATGGGCTGCTGGCTTACACCATAGTGACCTGTGAAGATTTCAGTGCCACAGGGACGACTCCCGTGGACACTGAAGGGCTGGTTAACTACTGTCTGACCCTGGCTGGGACGCAGGCAGCATTCATTGCAGTGGAGCAACGGAGTCGACAGGTAAAAGTCAGTTTTCGCTGTCGCACTGACTGGGATGTCTCAAAGATTGCCGAATCCTTCGGCGGTGGTGGGCATCGTCAGGCTTCTGGTGCCATGCTGAATGGCCCCCTCTCTTCCGCGGTTACCAAGGTGCTCGGTAAATTTCGCGAGATGTTTGAAACAAGCGAAAATTCGCGAGTCTGA
- a CDS encoding S41 family peptidase, translated as MMHSVTACRRWTFRLVCSVLVMSLVSARTIPVGATDLAKQYPATLDFSKQNQSYDWQTGPQDVWRLESFEYQLRNQFQIKLGPSQVVLGKNGSNVLWAAVYPDQPGDILNASGGQGDHITSIWLRFHPARVGELFPADTVGKQGDADLIKQARRLVNHKLRSSWHAGARPMVPSRESVVLDCETAERERRFYAIDTTKQTARYVDAFHRQTVSVPQPLEQGQGEQIFDQVWNAFDREYALFADKQQIDWQQLKQEYRPGAANTKTNQDLAETLNAMLTELKDLHVYVRVSGSFLNGYQRKRLFNASPAAAVILIGLLNQIKGLRWGRTQDQIGYIAVDTLSIPSLPDRFEAALKQMQGTRGLILDLRTNGGGAEQLARKMAGYFAEESTLYAMHQYRSGPRHTDLGTLQKRIFAPDQNLFYRGPVIVLQGERTMSSAEAFVLMLAACPHVTTMGDRTAGSSGNPRQLDAGAEIIVNLPRWIPRDVSGKPFDTVGIQPDVPVKAAPEEFIRIADPVLTAALKHLRKQTSDLERSDVVLVPRSGNNGQ; from the coding sequence ATGATGCATTCTGTAACTGCCTGCCGACGTTGGACGTTTCGTCTGGTCTGTTCCGTTCTGGTAATGAGCCTGGTGTCAGCGCGGACCATTCCGGTCGGTGCCACCGACCTGGCAAAACAGTATCCAGCAACGCTCGATTTCTCAAAACAGAATCAAAGCTATGACTGGCAGACAGGTCCGCAGGACGTCTGGCGGCTCGAGTCATTCGAGTACCAGCTGAGGAATCAGTTTCAGATCAAGCTCGGACCATCCCAGGTCGTCCTGGGGAAAAATGGCTCGAATGTCCTCTGGGCGGCCGTCTATCCGGATCAACCAGGGGACATACTCAATGCGAGTGGCGGTCAGGGAGACCATATAACCAGCATCTGGCTTCGCTTTCATCCCGCCCGCGTGGGAGAGCTGTTCCCCGCCGATACGGTTGGGAAACAGGGAGACGCAGATCTGATCAAACAGGCTCGCCGACTTGTAAATCACAAACTCCGTTCCAGCTGGCATGCAGGAGCCAGACCGATGGTGCCCTCCCGGGAATCGGTGGTGCTCGACTGTGAAACCGCAGAAAGAGAACGGCGGTTTTATGCCATCGATACGACTAAACAGACCGCCCGGTACGTGGATGCCTTTCATCGACAGACAGTGTCCGTGCCCCAGCCACTGGAACAGGGACAGGGGGAGCAGATCTTCGATCAGGTCTGGAATGCCTTTGATCGTGAGTATGCTCTGTTTGCAGACAAACAGCAGATCGACTGGCAACAGTTGAAACAGGAGTACCGGCCTGGGGCAGCGAATACGAAAACCAATCAGGATCTGGCAGAAACGCTGAATGCGATGCTGACGGAATTAAAAGATCTGCACGTGTACGTCAGGGTGTCTGGAAGTTTTCTGAATGGTTATCAGCGGAAGCGACTGTTTAACGCCAGTCCTGCGGCTGCGGTCATACTGATTGGACTGCTGAATCAGATCAAAGGTTTGCGCTGGGGACGGACTCAGGACCAGATCGGGTACATCGCCGTTGATACGCTGTCTATTCCCAGTCTGCCGGATCGGTTTGAAGCGGCTTTGAAGCAGATGCAGGGGACCCGTGGCCTGATTCTGGATCTGCGCACTAACGGAGGTGGTGCAGAACAGTTGGCCAGGAAAATGGCAGGGTATTTTGCCGAAGAGTCGACACTGTATGCCATGCATCAGTATCGCAGTGGCCCCAGGCACACCGATCTGGGAACCCTGCAGAAGCGGATCTTCGCACCCGATCAGAACTTGTTTTACCGGGGGCCCGTAATCGTGTTGCAGGGAGAGCGAACGATGAGTTCTGCCGAGGCCTTTGTGTTGATGCTGGCGGCCTGTCCGCATGTCACCACGATGGGAGATCGGACTGCAGGCTCCAGCGGCAACCCTCGCCAGCTGGACGCGGGAGCGGAAATCATCGTCAACCTGCCCCGCTGGATTCCCCGGGATGTGAGCGGGAAACCCTTCGATACTGTTGGCATTCAACCTGACGTACCCGTGAAGGCTGCCCCCGAGGAGTTTATCAGAATCGCTGATCCTGTCCTCACAGCGGCCCTGAAACACTTACGAAAACAGACATCCGATCTTGAGAGATCAGATGTGGTTCTCGTTCCCCGCTCAGGAAACAACGGGCAATAA